From one Callithrix jacchus isolate 240 chromosome 2, calJac240_pri, whole genome shotgun sequence genomic stretch:
- the SNCAIP gene encoding synphilin-1 isoform X1 has translation MEAPEYLDLDEIDFSDDISYSVTSLKTIPELCRRCDTQNEDKSVSSSSWNCGISTLITNTQKPTGIADVYSKFRPVKRVSPLKHQPETLENNESDDQKNQKVVEYQKGGESDLGHQPEDLSPGDGLGGPPGKNSEPSTPLGELEHYDLDMDEILDVPYIKSSQQLASFTKVTSEKRILGLCTSINGLSGKVCSTGSSENSPSNMAPFCVLSPLKSPHLRKASAVIRDQHKLSTEEPEISPPLVKCGSAYENQSKDFLNKTFSDSHGRKVEKTTPDCQLRAFHLQSSAAESKQEEQVSSMNWPSSQSPEERSEYLKKVKSILSIVKEGQISLLPHLAADNLDKIHDENGNNLLHIAASQGHAECLQHLTSLMGEDCLNERNTEKLTPAGLAIKNGQLECVRWMVSETEAIAELSCSKDFPSLIHYAGCYGQEKILLWLLQFMQEQGISLDEVDQDGNSAVHVASQHGYLGCIQTLVEYGANVTMQNHAGEKPSQSAERQGHTLCSRYLVVVETCMSLASQVVKLTKQLKEQTVERVTLQNQLQQFLEAQKSEGKSLPSSPSSPSSPASRKSQWKSPDADDDSVAKSKPGVQEGIQVLGSLSASSRARPKAKDEDSDKILRQLLGKEISENVCTQEKLSLEFQDAQASSRNSKKIPLEKRELKLARLRQLMQRSLSESDTDSNNSEDPKNTPVRKADRPRPQPIVESVESMDSTESLHLMIKKHTLASGGRRFPFGIKASKSLDGHSPSPTSESSEPDLESQYPGSGSTPPNQPSGDPPQPSPDSTAAQKVATSPKSALKSPSSKRRTSQNLKLRVTFEEPVVQMEQPSLELNGEKDKDKGRTLQRTSTSNESGDQLKRPFGAFRSIMETLSGNQNNNNNYQAANQLKTSTLPLTSLGRKTADAKGNPASSASKGKNKAEMYSSCINLSSNTLIEEHWRNYARHNDINRKMKKSCSIKHIAEPESKELFL, from the exons tttctaGCTCTAGCTGGAATTGCGGCATCTCAACTCTTATTACAAACACACAGAAGCCCACAGGAATCGCTGATGTGTACAGTAAGTTCCGCCCAGTGAAGCGTGTTTCACCACTGAAACATCAGCCAGAGACTCTGGAAAACAATGAAAGTGATGACCAAAAGAACCAGAAAGTGGTTGAGTACCAGAAAGGGGGTGAGTCTGACCTGGGCCACCAGCCCGAGGATCTCAGCCCTGGAGATGGACTGGGCGGCCCACCAGGTAAGAACTCTGAGCCCAGCACACCACTGGGTGAACTGGAGCACTATGACCTTGACATGGATGAGATTCTGGATGTGCCTTATATTAAATCCAGTCAGCAGCTTGCCTCTTTTACCAAGGTAActtcagaaaaaagaattttgggCTTATGCACAAGCATCAATGGCCTTTCTGGCAAAGTCTGCTCTACAGGAAGTTCTGAGAACTCACCATCCAACATGGCACCATTTTGTGTTCTTTCTCCCTTGAAAAGCCCTCACTTGAGAAAAGCATCAGCTGTCATCCGCGATCAGCACAAGCTGTCCACTGAAGAACCCGAGATCTCACCTCCTCTGGTTAAATGTGGCTCTGCATATGAAAACCAGAGTAAAGACTTCCTAAACAAGACATTTAGTGATTCTCATGGTCGAAAAGTTGAGAAGACAACACCAGACTGCCAGCTCAGGGCCTTCCACTTGCAATCCTCAGCAGCAGAATCCAAACAAGAAGAGCAGGTCAGTAGCATGAACTGGCCCAGCTCCCAAAGCCCAGAAGAAAGAAGTGAGTatctgaaaaaagtaaaaagcatcttGAGCATTGTTAAAGAAGGACAGATCTCTCTCCTG CCACACCTAGCTGCAGACAATCTAGACAAGATTCACGACGAAAATGGAAACAATCTATTACATATTGCGGCGTCACAGGGACACGCAGAGTGTCTGCAGCACCTCACTTCTTTGATGGGAGAAGACTGCCTCAATGAGCGCAACACTGAGAAGTTGACTCCAGCAGGCCTGGCCATTAAG aatgGTCAGTTGGAGTGTGTACGCTGGATGGTGAGCGAAACAGAAGCCATTGCAGAACTGAGTTGTTCTAAGGATTTTCCAAGCCTCATTCATTATGCAGGTTGCTATGGCCAg GAAAAGATTCTTCTATGGCTTCTTCAGTTTATGCAAGAACAAGGCATCTCGTTGGATGAAGTAGACCAGGATGGCAACAGTGCTGTCCACGTAGCCTCACAGCATGGCTACCTTGGGTGCATACAG ACTTTGGTTGAATATGGAGCAAATGTCACCATGCAGAACCACGCTGGGGAAAAGCCCTCCCAGAGCGCCGAGCGGCAGGGGCACACCCTGTGCTCCAGGTACCTGGTAGTGGTGGAGACCTGCATGTCGCTGGCCTCTCAGGTTGTGAAGTTAACCAAGCAGCTGAAGGA ACAAACAGTAGAACGTGTCACACTGCAGAACCAACTCCAACAATTTCTAGAAGCCCAGAAATCAGAGGGCAAGTCACTCCCTTCTTCACCCAG TTCACCATCCTCACCTGCCTCCAGAAAGTCCCAGTGGAAATCTCCAGATGCAGATGATGATTCTGTAGCCAAAAGCAAGCCAGGAGTCCAAGAGGGGATTCAGGTTCTTGGAAGCCTCTCAGCCTCTAGCCGGGCTAGACCCAAAGCAAAAGACGAAGATTCTGATAAAATCCTACGCCAGTTATTGGGAAAGGAAATCTCAGAGAATGTCTGCACCCAGGAAAAACTGTCCTTGGAATTCCAGGATGCTCAGGCTTCCTCTAGAAATTCTAAAAAGATCCCACTGGAGAAGAGGGAACTGAAGTTAGCCAGGCTGAGACAGCTGATGCAGAGGTCACTAAGTGAGTCTGACACAGACTCCAACAACTCCGAGGACCCCAAGAACACCCCAGTGAGGAAGGCTGACCGACCAAGGCCACAGCCCATTGTAGAAAGTGTAGAGAGTATGGACAGCACAGAAAGCCTGCACCTGATGATCAAGAAACATACCTTGGCATCAGGGGGACGCAGGTTTCCTTTTGGCATCAAAGCCTCCAAATCCCTGGATGGCCATAGCCCATCTCCCACCTCAGAGAGCAGTGAACCAGACTTGGAATCCCAGTATCCAGGCTCTGGGAGCACTCCTCCAAACCAGCCTTCTGGTGACCCTCCACAGCCCAGCCCTGACAGCACTGCTGCCCAGAAAGTTGCCACAAGTCCCAAGAGTGCCCTCAAGTCTCCATCTTCCAAGCGCAGGACATCTCAGAACTTGAAACTGAGAGTTACCTTTGAGGAGCCTGTGGTGCAGATGGAGCAGCCTAGCCTTGaactgaatggagaaaaagacaaagacaagggCAGGACTCTCCAGCGGACCTCCACAAGTAACGAATCAGGGGATCAACTGAAAAGGCCTTTTGGAGCCTTTCGATCTATCATGGAGACACTAAGTGGCAAccagaacaataataataactaccaGGCAGCCAACCAGCTGAAGACCTCTACATTGCCCTTGACCTCACTTGGGAGGAAGACAGCAGATGCCAAGGGAAACCCTGCCAGCTCTGCTAGCAAAGGAAAGAATAAGGCA GAAATGTACAGCAGCTGCATCAATCTTTCCTCTAACACGCTGATTGAAGAGCATTGGCGTAACTACGCACG
- the SNCAIP gene encoding synphilin-1 isoform X4 produces the protein MVSETEAIAELSCSKDFPSLIHYAGCYGQEKILLWLLQFMQEQGISLDEVDQDGNSAVHVASQHGYLGCIQTLVEYGANVTMQNHAGEKPSQSAERQGHTLCSRYLVVVETCMSLASQVVKLTKQLKEQTVERVTLQNQLQQFLEAQKSEGKSLPSSPSSPSSPASRKSQWKSPDADDDSVAKSKPGVQEGIQVLGSLSASSRARPKAKDEDSDKILRQLLGKEISENVCTQEKLSLEFQDAQASSRNSKKIPLEKRELKLARLRQLMQRSLSESDTDSNNSEDPKNTPVRKADRPRPQPIVESVESMDSTESLHLMIKKHTLASGGRRFPFGIKASKSLDGHSPSPTSESSEPDLESQYPGSGSTPPNQPSGDPPQPSPDSTAAQKVATSPKSALKSPSSKRRTSQNLKLRVTFEEPVVQMEQPSLELNGEKDKDKGRTLQRTSTSNESGDQLKRPFGAFRSIMETLSGNQNNNNNYQAANQLKTSTLPLTSLGRKTADAKGNPASSASKGKNKAEMYSSCINLSSNTLIEEHWRNYARHNDINRKMKKSCSIKHIAEPESKELFL, from the exons ATGGTGAGCGAAACAGAAGCCATTGCAGAACTGAGTTGTTCTAAGGATTTTCCAAGCCTCATTCATTATGCAGGTTGCTATGGCCAg GAAAAGATTCTTCTATGGCTTCTTCAGTTTATGCAAGAACAAGGCATCTCGTTGGATGAAGTAGACCAGGATGGCAACAGTGCTGTCCACGTAGCCTCACAGCATGGCTACCTTGGGTGCATACAG ACTTTGGTTGAATATGGAGCAAATGTCACCATGCAGAACCACGCTGGGGAAAAGCCCTCCCAGAGCGCCGAGCGGCAGGGGCACACCCTGTGCTCCAGGTACCTGGTAGTGGTGGAGACCTGCATGTCGCTGGCCTCTCAGGTTGTGAAGTTAACCAAGCAGCTGAAGGA ACAAACAGTAGAACGTGTCACACTGCAGAACCAACTCCAACAATTTCTAGAAGCCCAGAAATCAGAGGGCAAGTCACTCCCTTCTTCACCCAG TTCACCATCCTCACCTGCCTCCAGAAAGTCCCAGTGGAAATCTCCAGATGCAGATGATGATTCTGTAGCCAAAAGCAAGCCAGGAGTCCAAGAGGGGATTCAGGTTCTTGGAAGCCTCTCAGCCTCTAGCCGGGCTAGACCCAAAGCAAAAGACGAAGATTCTGATAAAATCCTACGCCAGTTATTGGGAAAGGAAATCTCAGAGAATGTCTGCACCCAGGAAAAACTGTCCTTGGAATTCCAGGATGCTCAGGCTTCCTCTAGAAATTCTAAAAAGATCCCACTGGAGAAGAGGGAACTGAAGTTAGCCAGGCTGAGACAGCTGATGCAGAGGTCACTAAGTGAGTCTGACACAGACTCCAACAACTCCGAGGACCCCAAGAACACCCCAGTGAGGAAGGCTGACCGACCAAGGCCACAGCCCATTGTAGAAAGTGTAGAGAGTATGGACAGCACAGAAAGCCTGCACCTGATGATCAAGAAACATACCTTGGCATCAGGGGGACGCAGGTTTCCTTTTGGCATCAAAGCCTCCAAATCCCTGGATGGCCATAGCCCATCTCCCACCTCAGAGAGCAGTGAACCAGACTTGGAATCCCAGTATCCAGGCTCTGGGAGCACTCCTCCAAACCAGCCTTCTGGTGACCCTCCACAGCCCAGCCCTGACAGCACTGCTGCCCAGAAAGTTGCCACAAGTCCCAAGAGTGCCCTCAAGTCTCCATCTTCCAAGCGCAGGACATCTCAGAACTTGAAACTGAGAGTTACCTTTGAGGAGCCTGTGGTGCAGATGGAGCAGCCTAGCCTTGaactgaatggagaaaaagacaaagacaagggCAGGACTCTCCAGCGGACCTCCACAAGTAACGAATCAGGGGATCAACTGAAAAGGCCTTTTGGAGCCTTTCGATCTATCATGGAGACACTAAGTGGCAAccagaacaataataataactaccaGGCAGCCAACCAGCTGAAGACCTCTACATTGCCCTTGACCTCACTTGGGAGGAAGACAGCAGATGCCAAGGGAAACCCTGCCAGCTCTGCTAGCAAAGGAAAGAATAAGGCA GAAATGTACAGCAGCTGCATCAATCTTTCCTCTAACACGCTGATTGAAGAGCATTGGCGTAACTACGCACG
- the SNCAIP gene encoding synphilin-1 isoform X2, whose translation MEAPEYLDLDEIDFSDDISYSVTSLKTIPELCRRCDTQNEDKSVSSSSWNCGISTLITNTQKPTGIADVYSKFRPVKRVSPLKHQPETLENNESDDQKNQKVVEYQKGGESDLGHQPEDLSPGDGLGGPPGKNSEPSTPLGELEHYDLDMDEILDVPYIKSSQQLASFTKVTSEKRILGLCTSINGLSGKVCSTGSSENSPSNMAPFCVLSPLKSPHLRKASAVIRDQHKLSTEEPEISPPLVKCGSAYENQSKDFLNKTFSDSHGRKVEKTTPDCQLRAFHLQSSAAESKQEEQVSSMNWPSSQSPEERSEYLKKVKSILSIVKEGQISLLPHLAADNLDKIHDENGNNLLHIAASQGHAECLQHLTSLMGEDCLNERNTEKLTPAGLAIKNGQLECVRWMVSETEAIAELSCSKDFPSLIHYAGCYGQEKILLWLLQFMQEQGISLDEVDQDGNSAVHVASQHGYLGCIQTLVEYGANVTMQNHAGEKPSQSAERQGHTLCSRYLVVVETCMSLASQVVKLTKQLKEQTVERVTLQNQLQQFLEAQKSEGKSLPSSPSSPSSPASRKSQWKSPDADDDSVAKSKPGVQEGIQVLGSLSASSRARPKAKDEDSDKILRQLLGKEISENVCTQEKLSLEFQDAQASSRNSKKIPLEKRELKLARLRQLMQRSLSESDTDSNNSEDPKNTPVRKADRPRPQPIVESVESMDSTESLHLMIKKHTLASGGRRFPFGIKASKSLDGHSPSPTSESSEPDLESQYPGSGSTPPNQPSGDPPQPSPDSTAAQKVATSPKSALKSPSSKRRTSQNLKLRVTFEEPVVQMEQPSLELNGEKDKDKGRTLQRTSTSNESGDQLKRPFGAFRSIMETLSGNQNNNNNYQAANQLKTSTLPLTSLGRKTADAKGNPASSASKGKNKAA comes from the exons tttctaGCTCTAGCTGGAATTGCGGCATCTCAACTCTTATTACAAACACACAGAAGCCCACAGGAATCGCTGATGTGTACAGTAAGTTCCGCCCAGTGAAGCGTGTTTCACCACTGAAACATCAGCCAGAGACTCTGGAAAACAATGAAAGTGATGACCAAAAGAACCAGAAAGTGGTTGAGTACCAGAAAGGGGGTGAGTCTGACCTGGGCCACCAGCCCGAGGATCTCAGCCCTGGAGATGGACTGGGCGGCCCACCAGGTAAGAACTCTGAGCCCAGCACACCACTGGGTGAACTGGAGCACTATGACCTTGACATGGATGAGATTCTGGATGTGCCTTATATTAAATCCAGTCAGCAGCTTGCCTCTTTTACCAAGGTAActtcagaaaaaagaattttgggCTTATGCACAAGCATCAATGGCCTTTCTGGCAAAGTCTGCTCTACAGGAAGTTCTGAGAACTCACCATCCAACATGGCACCATTTTGTGTTCTTTCTCCCTTGAAAAGCCCTCACTTGAGAAAAGCATCAGCTGTCATCCGCGATCAGCACAAGCTGTCCACTGAAGAACCCGAGATCTCACCTCCTCTGGTTAAATGTGGCTCTGCATATGAAAACCAGAGTAAAGACTTCCTAAACAAGACATTTAGTGATTCTCATGGTCGAAAAGTTGAGAAGACAACACCAGACTGCCAGCTCAGGGCCTTCCACTTGCAATCCTCAGCAGCAGAATCCAAACAAGAAGAGCAGGTCAGTAGCATGAACTGGCCCAGCTCCCAAAGCCCAGAAGAAAGAAGTGAGTatctgaaaaaagtaaaaagcatcttGAGCATTGTTAAAGAAGGACAGATCTCTCTCCTG CCACACCTAGCTGCAGACAATCTAGACAAGATTCACGACGAAAATGGAAACAATCTATTACATATTGCGGCGTCACAGGGACACGCAGAGTGTCTGCAGCACCTCACTTCTTTGATGGGAGAAGACTGCCTCAATGAGCGCAACACTGAGAAGTTGACTCCAGCAGGCCTGGCCATTAAG aatgGTCAGTTGGAGTGTGTACGCTGGATGGTGAGCGAAACAGAAGCCATTGCAGAACTGAGTTGTTCTAAGGATTTTCCAAGCCTCATTCATTATGCAGGTTGCTATGGCCAg GAAAAGATTCTTCTATGGCTTCTTCAGTTTATGCAAGAACAAGGCATCTCGTTGGATGAAGTAGACCAGGATGGCAACAGTGCTGTCCACGTAGCCTCACAGCATGGCTACCTTGGGTGCATACAG ACTTTGGTTGAATATGGAGCAAATGTCACCATGCAGAACCACGCTGGGGAAAAGCCCTCCCAGAGCGCCGAGCGGCAGGGGCACACCCTGTGCTCCAGGTACCTGGTAGTGGTGGAGACCTGCATGTCGCTGGCCTCTCAGGTTGTGAAGTTAACCAAGCAGCTGAAGGA ACAAACAGTAGAACGTGTCACACTGCAGAACCAACTCCAACAATTTCTAGAAGCCCAGAAATCAGAGGGCAAGTCACTCCCTTCTTCACCCAG TTCACCATCCTCACCTGCCTCCAGAAAGTCCCAGTGGAAATCTCCAGATGCAGATGATGATTCTGTAGCCAAAAGCAAGCCAGGAGTCCAAGAGGGGATTCAGGTTCTTGGAAGCCTCTCAGCCTCTAGCCGGGCTAGACCCAAAGCAAAAGACGAAGATTCTGATAAAATCCTACGCCAGTTATTGGGAAAGGAAATCTCAGAGAATGTCTGCACCCAGGAAAAACTGTCCTTGGAATTCCAGGATGCTCAGGCTTCCTCTAGAAATTCTAAAAAGATCCCACTGGAGAAGAGGGAACTGAAGTTAGCCAGGCTGAGACAGCTGATGCAGAGGTCACTAAGTGAGTCTGACACAGACTCCAACAACTCCGAGGACCCCAAGAACACCCCAGTGAGGAAGGCTGACCGACCAAGGCCACAGCCCATTGTAGAAAGTGTAGAGAGTATGGACAGCACAGAAAGCCTGCACCTGATGATCAAGAAACATACCTTGGCATCAGGGGGACGCAGGTTTCCTTTTGGCATCAAAGCCTCCAAATCCCTGGATGGCCATAGCCCATCTCCCACCTCAGAGAGCAGTGAACCAGACTTGGAATCCCAGTATCCAGGCTCTGGGAGCACTCCTCCAAACCAGCCTTCTGGTGACCCTCCACAGCCCAGCCCTGACAGCACTGCTGCCCAGAAAGTTGCCACAAGTCCCAAGAGTGCCCTCAAGTCTCCATCTTCCAAGCGCAGGACATCTCAGAACTTGAAACTGAGAGTTACCTTTGAGGAGCCTGTGGTGCAGATGGAGCAGCCTAGCCTTGaactgaatggagaaaaagacaaagacaagggCAGGACTCTCCAGCGGACCTCCACAAGTAACGAATCAGGGGATCAACTGAAAAGGCCTTTTGGAGCCTTTCGATCTATCATGGAGACACTAAGTGGCAAccagaacaataataataactaccaGGCAGCCAACCAGCTGAAGACCTCTACATTGCCCTTGACCTCACTTGGGAGGAAGACAGCAGATGCCAAGGGAAACCCTGCCAGCTCTGCTAGCAAAGGAAAGAATAAGGCA